In Diorhabda carinulata isolate Delta chromosome 6, icDioCari1.1, whole genome shotgun sequence, a single genomic region encodes these proteins:
- the LOC130895057 gene encoding procathepsin L-like, which yields MKFLILLFVIYAVVADQDNDKWSEFKNKYDKHYTNVVEETLRFNVFKDNLRKIDEHNKKFEAGLSTFKMKVTQFTDLTAGEFQDRLKLSVEPESKYPRNIQDIKVDGDLPSEVDWRAKGAVTEVKNQGGCGSCWTFSTTGTVEGANFLKTGNLVSLSEQNLVDCAHDNCFGCGGGWMDKALEYIKDNGIMTELDYPYEAKDDTCKFDSTKSVLTITNFTFVKEGNEDDLQTAVAKIGPTSVAIQASFLFQFYGGGILDDSSCGNTIQDMNHGVLVVGYGTEDTNDYWIVKNSWGGTWGEDGYIRMSRNKGNQCGIATYATYPIL from the exons atgaaatttttgattcttctttttgttataTACGCCGTTGTGGCCGATCAAGATAACGATAAATGGTCTGAATTTAAG aataaataCGATAAACATTACACGAATGTCGTGGAAGAGACGTTGcgtttcaatgttttcaaagaCAATTTGCGTAAAATCGATGAGCACAACAAGAAGTTTGAAGCGGGTCTTtcaacattcaaaatgaaagtcACGCAATTCACAGATCTAACAGCCGGAGAGTTCCAAGACAGACTTAAATTATCAGTTGAACCGGAATCGAAATATCCCAGAAATATTCAAGATATTAAAGTGGACGGCGACCTTCCAAGTGAAGTTGATTGGAGAGCAAAAGGCGCCGTAACCGAAGTTAAAAATCAAGGTGGTTGTGGGTCTTGTTGGACGTTCAGTACG ACTGGAACAGTGGAAGGGGCGAATTTCTTAAAAACGGGAAATTTAGTTTCTTTAAGTGAACAGAATCTGGTAGATTGCGCTCACGATAATTGTTTTGGTTGCGGGGGAGGCTGGATGGATAAGGCTCTAGAATACATCAAGGATAATGGTATTATGACGGAACTTGATTATCCGTATGAAGCTAAAGATGACACTTGCAAATTTGATAGTACAAAATCGGTTCTAACAATAACCAACTTTACATTCGTTAAAGAAGGAAATGAAGATGATTTACAGACAGCTGTAGCGAAAATAGGACCCACTTCCGTCGCTATTCAAGCCTcgtttttattccaattttacGGAGGAg GAATCCTGGACGATAGTTCTTGCGGAAATACAATTCAAGATATGAATCATGGGGTTTTAGTCGTTGGTTATGGTACGGAGGATACGAACGATTATTGGATTGTGAAAAATTCGTGGGGTGGTACCTGGGGAGAAGACGGTTATATAAGAATGTCTAGAAACAAAGGAAATCAGTGTGGTATAGCTACCTATGCCACATATCctattttataa
- the LOC130895797 gene encoding uncharacterized protein LOC130895797 — protein sequence MLKLVVLSVILAVCTAEPSGLVYSAPLVAAVPAARSYSYRAKLISQPLVTVPVAQKLISSPVVAAPVLQKFVTPVATSYSARVDALRNPLVAAYPASLHPCLRLSTVQHRPISTNMFKLVVLFAVLAAVFAKPTVLAPLVHSAAVVGSVPTSISEHSTSIVHDHALVSPVVRTAPIVQAAPIVHAAPIVETYVDAPAVVSTHGVIGHSVALGHAGLVW from the exons TCAGTTATTTTAGCTGTATGTACAGCTGAGCCCAGTGGATTGGTTTACAGTGCACCTTTAGTAGCAGCAGTGCCCGCAGCTCGTAGTTATAGTTATAGAGCAAAACTAATCAGCCAGCCTCTAGTTACTGTTCCAGTTGCTCAAAAATTGATAAGTTCACCTGTGGTAGCTGCTcctgttttacaaaaatttgtgaCTCCTGTAGCTACAAGCTATAGCGCCAGAGTTGATGCTTTGAGGAATCCTTTGGTAGCTGCTTACCCTGCATCACTACATCCTTG TCTTCGTTTGTCTACAGTACAACACAGACCTATTTCTACAAACATGTTCAAACTGGTGGTGTTGTTCGCCGTTTTGGCCGCAGTTTTTGCAAAACCTACAGTTTTAGCGCCTCTAGTACACAGCGCAGCCGTAGTTGGATCAGTACCCACTTCTATCAGCGAGCACAGTACTTCCATCGTTCACGATCACGCTTTGGTAAGTCCAGTTGTACGTACCGCTCCAATCGTACAAGCCGCTCCAATCGTACACGCCGCTCCTATTGTTGAAACTTACGTCGACGCCCCTGCCGTTGTGAGCACACATGGTGTCATTGGACATTCGGTAGCTCTAGGACACGCTGGACTAGTTTGGTAG
- the LOC130895798 gene encoding procathepsin L-like: MYFLFIVLSAIIAANALTDRGNWELFKNQYGKKYLNSLEESRRFVIFQQNLRRIESHNQSPSSFKMGITKFADLTEEEFLDTLTLSKYTKPERPQNIEYIKLDDEVPDEFDWRTKGAVTEVKNQLSCGSCWSFSTTGTLESAYYIHTGNLVSFSEQNLVDCVKVGCNGCLGGWMDKAFDYIKINGIMTESDYPYEAVDQKCKFDPNKSLARVYNYTYIIEGDEVELKKAVAQKGPTAVAIDVTSYFQLYESGVLNDDICQSDILYANHGVVVVGYGTTNGSDYWIVKNSWGADWGMDGYILMSRNRENQCGIATDALYPYF, translated from the exons atgtattttttatttatagtattatCTGCAATAATTGCAGCTAACGCTTTAACTGACAGGGGAAACTGGGAACTTTTCAAg AATCAATACGGAAAGAAATACCTAAATTCTTTGGAAGAGTCTCGTCGTTTTGTAATCTTTCAACAAAATTTACGAAGAATTGAATCTCATAACCAAAGTCCGTCCAGTTTCAAAATGGGGATTACCAAATTTGCCGACCTCACCGAAGAAGAGTTTCTAGACACGCTGACTTTATCGAAATATACAAAACCAGAACGaccacaaaatattgaatacatcAAACTAGATGACGAAGTACCCGATGAATTTGATTGGAGAACAAAAGGGGCTGTAACCGAAGTAAAGAATCAATTAAGTTGTGGTTCCTGTTGGTCTTTCAGTACG ACTGGTACATTGGAAAGTGCTTATTACATCCACACTGGAAACTTGGTATCATTCAGCGAGCAAAACTTGGTCGATTGCGTCAAGGTAGGTTGCAATGGTTGCTTGGGTGGTTGGATGGACAAAGCATTcgattatatcaaaataaacggAATCATGACAGAATCTGATTATCCTTACGAAGCTGTAGATCAGAAATGCAAATTTGATCCGAACAAATCTTTAGCTCGAGTATATAACTACACTTACATTATTGAAGGTGATGAAGTTGAACTGAAAAAAGCCGTAGCGCAAAAAGGACCTACGGCTGTTGCTATTGACGTTACGTCCTACTTTCAACTCTATGAATCAG gTGTATTGAATGATGATATTTGTCAAAGCGATATACTATATGCAAATCATGGGGTGGTGGTTGTCGGATATGGTACTACAAACGGAAGTGATTATTGGATTGTCAAGAATTCGTGGGGTGCTGATTGGGGGATGGATGGTTATATTTTGATGtcaagaaatagagaaaatcaATGTGGTATTGCAACTGACGCATTATATCCTTATTTTTAG